Genomic segment of Nostoc sp. TCL240-02:
GCAAAATGACGTTTGACTTTCTCAAACCCCAGTTTACTTACTTATTTAAGTGTTTTCTGCAAGCAAAATGACATTTGGTCTGAGATTTTAGTTTACGCATTTCCTTACGATTGATTCCAGGTTGCTATAAATTCATCACCCTAAAGTTACAGAGGGAGGATGAATTTAGTACAAAATTTATAGAACATTTTTAACTAATATCTCTATAGACATAACCAAAAAAGATGATTTTAGGATAATTCCATCTATAGACTTATGCAATTTAAACAAAAATAGTTAATACTGGAAAATAACTTTACTACCATTAAGTCTGGTTGTAATAAAAGATTAAACTCCAAGAAATAGCAAACAGAGAAAAAATTACTTACAAACAATGGCAACTTATACAGATACAGATCGCAATCAACAAATTCAAAAGCTGCATGAGCTAATCAAAAATATTGATTATGGTATGTTTACCACAGTCAATGATGATGGCAGTTTGCATAGTTACCCCATGTCAAAAAGTAATGAGATCAACTCTGAAGGAACGCTCTGGTTCTTTACTTATGCTGGTTCTTACAAGGTAACTGAGATTGAACACCACCATCAAGTTAATGTTAGTTTCTCATCACCCGAAC
This window contains:
- a CDS encoding pyridoxamine 5'-phosphate oxidase family protein, with product MATYTDTDRNQQIQKLHELIKNIDYGMFTTVNDDGSLHSYPMSKSNEINSEGTLWFFTYAGSYKVTEIEHHHQVNVSFSSPEQQQYVSISGTSELVKDHNKMRELWKPELQTWFPKGLDEPDIALLKVNINQVNYWDSTSSFKSQTISF